The following are from one region of the Sandaracinus amylolyticus genome:
- a CDS encoding vWA domain-containing protein: MGFAAPWALLGLLAVAVPIVAHLLRRRDVPLRALPTIALLRKADVASRRRVRVVDHLLLASRIALVALAALALAAPFATATLAWGDGRQASVAIVIDDSMSMSRAAGSATLLDHAVDRAREVIGALPAESEVVLVLAGDAPRLLAPRTDDLALARSRLDGVRAGGARGTDLAGAIELATRQLAGARHPVRRVVVLSDHARHAGEGEPAGARDVTVENERIGPDEGAPNLALVSALATSDPTTPGQLAIAIEIRSFGGVPPDRVPVVVRRGVSELARGEVALTERGGRTTLHVDAPAGGDPTAEVALAPSEPDALPLDDRRGVLLRPASAPRVLMVDGDPQPLGRRRLGGGGEEVRFLAQALSLAPRSEGGFVQRAVDPDTFLGTGLDDVDVVVLANVELRGGSALATKITEHVERGGGLLVAAGDRVQPGAWARLESVLPARVIAATTGEVVGMTRGEAPSALLPAGASGLEAVRATRRLAMEPHAGAEVLLAWPDGTPALVLDPARRVAILGTTLDDAWSDLPYRPGFLPLAVRLVRALAPPGSMPDAPFAPGHAPELRAPPGATELVLIAPSGRLIEHDQRALGRPIDLGGLDEPGAWRVQISTAERTREEAPRSAFVIAPPAEESDLTPRALTTDEDDGAREDGVAQSTTRTVVRRSMAPWLFALVGLMAVAEGTLRVARARRERGATA; this comes from the coding sequence ATGGGGTTCGCCGCGCCCTGGGCGCTGCTCGGACTGCTCGCGGTCGCGGTGCCGATCGTCGCGCACCTGTTGCGCCGGCGCGACGTGCCGCTGCGCGCGCTGCCGACCATCGCGCTGCTGCGCAAGGCCGACGTCGCGAGCCGGCGCCGGGTGCGGGTCGTCGATCATCTCCTGCTCGCCTCGCGCATCGCGCTCGTCGCGCTCGCGGCGCTCGCGCTCGCCGCGCCGTTCGCGACCGCGACCCTCGCGTGGGGCGACGGGCGCCAGGCGAGCGTCGCGATCGTGATCGACGACTCGATGTCGATGTCGCGCGCCGCGGGGAGCGCGACGCTGCTCGATCACGCGGTCGATCGCGCGCGCGAGGTGATCGGCGCGCTGCCCGCGGAGTCCGAGGTCGTGCTGGTGCTGGCGGGCGACGCGCCGCGCCTGCTCGCGCCGCGCACCGACGATCTCGCGCTCGCCCGCTCGCGCCTCGACGGCGTGCGCGCCGGCGGCGCACGGGGCACCGATCTCGCGGGCGCCATCGAGCTCGCCACCCGTCAGCTCGCGGGCGCGCGCCACCCGGTGCGGCGCGTCGTCGTGCTCTCGGATCACGCCCGCCACGCCGGCGAGGGCGAGCCCGCCGGCGCCCGCGACGTGACCGTCGAGAACGAGCGCATCGGTCCCGACGAAGGCGCGCCGAACCTCGCGCTGGTCTCCGCCCTCGCGACCTCCGATCCCACGACCCCCGGGCAGCTCGCGATCGCGATCGAGATCCGCTCGTTCGGCGGCGTGCCGCCCGATCGGGTGCCGGTCGTGGTGCGCCGCGGGGTGAGCGAGCTGGCGCGGGGCGAGGTCGCGCTCACCGAGCGCGGCGGCCGCACGACGCTGCACGTCGACGCGCCCGCAGGCGGCGATCCCACCGCCGAGGTCGCGCTCGCGCCGAGCGAGCCCGACGCGCTGCCGCTCGACGATCGCCGCGGCGTGCTGCTGCGTCCGGCGTCGGCGCCGCGGGTGCTGATGGTCGACGGCGATCCCCAGCCCCTGGGTCGTCGTCGCCTCGGTGGAGGCGGCGAGGAGGTGCGCTTCCTCGCGCAGGCGCTCTCGCTCGCGCCGCGCAGCGAGGGGGGGTTCGTGCAGCGCGCGGTCGACCCCGACACGTTCCTCGGCACCGGCCTCGACGACGTCGACGTCGTGGTGCTCGCGAACGTCGAGCTGCGCGGAGGCAGCGCGCTCGCGACGAAGATCACCGAGCACGTCGAGCGCGGCGGCGGGCTGCTCGTCGCAGCGGGCGATCGGGTGCAGCCCGGCGCGTGGGCGCGCCTCGAGTCGGTGCTCCCGGCGCGGGTGATCGCAGCCACGACCGGCGAGGTCGTCGGCATGACGCGCGGCGAAGCACCGAGCGCGCTCCTGCCCGCGGGCGCGAGCGGCCTCGAGGCGGTGCGCGCGACGCGGCGGCTCGCGATGGAGCCCCACGCCGGGGCCGAGGTGCTGCTCGCGTGGCCCGACGGAACGCCGGCCCTGGTGCTCGACCCCGCGCGTCGGGTCGCGATCCTCGGCACCACGCTCGACGACGCGTGGAGCGATCTCCCGTACCGCCCCGGGTTCCTGCCGCTCGCGGTGCGCCTGGTGCGCGCCCTCGCGCCGCCGGGGAGCATGCCCGACGCGCCGTTCGCGCCCGGTCACGCGCCCGAGCTGCGCGCGCCGCCCGGGGCGACCGAGCTGGTGCTGATCGCGCCGAGCGGACGTTTGATCGAGCACGACCAGCGCGCGCTCGGCCGCCCGATCGATCTCGGCGGGCTCGACGAGCCCGGCGCGTGGCGCGTGCAGATCTCGACCGCGGAGCGCACCCGCGAAGAGGCGCCGCGCTCCGCGTTCGTGATCGCGCCGCCCGCCGAGGAGAGCGATCTGACGCCGCGCGCGCTGACGACCGACGAGGACGACGGCGCGCGAGAGGACGGCGTCGCGCAGAGCACGACCCGCACGGTGGTGCGCCGCTCGATGGCGCCCTGGCTCTTCGCGCTGGTCGGACTGATGGCGGTCGCGGAGGGCACGCTGCGCGTCGCCCGCGCCCGCCGCGAGCGCGGCGCGACCGCCTGA
- a CDS encoding alpha/beta hydrolase — MSLVGPSRPPSAPPPPASAVRELACVLLVVLAVALPFVNGTLAGAPGPRGSIDLRYVLVVGGAALGMLAVAAWRVSAMPMLRRRMRVGAIVAGLLPVLLALSAPRDPLWVSLLTLEVVLGAPLLAAGAAIRFAAPGADRRARATIAVVTLLVLLGPWFTLTWGLASVQLGIAPVRLAHLSPLRHANEEEVEIRSADGTLLRGTYSPGRRGAGGVVVLHGISDGRTRMAGWSAALQERGYHALRIDWRAHGRSEGAVTTFADRERYDLEAAFDWLASRDGVDRTKMSVLATSMGAGIALSTTARLAPRGLRSVVAFAPPSDYGEIVGRRLSPLGPFGSVARGIVGVVARGLGHTSPLELSPARVLEQAPPIPVLLFHGDADRTIPVSQSQALAEHVPTVELHVLPGVGHDEIPAVVLDDDALRRRVLRFLRRPRILRDRTPEPPDDGREDAE, encoded by the coding sequence TTGAGCCTGGTCGGTCCCAGCCGGCCGCCTTCTGCGCCTCCTCCGCCGGCGTCGGCGGTGCGTGAGCTCGCGTGTGTCCTGCTCGTCGTCCTCGCGGTCGCGCTCCCGTTCGTGAACGGCACGCTCGCCGGTGCTCCGGGGCCGCGCGGCTCGATCGATCTGCGCTACGTGCTGGTGGTCGGCGGCGCGGCGCTGGGGATGCTCGCGGTGGCGGCGTGGCGGGTGTCGGCGATGCCGATGCTGCGGCGGCGGATGCGGGTCGGGGCGATCGTCGCGGGGCTGCTGCCGGTGCTGCTCGCGCTGAGCGCGCCGCGCGACCCGCTGTGGGTGAGCCTGCTGACGCTCGAGGTGGTGCTCGGCGCGCCGCTGCTCGCGGCGGGCGCGGCGATCCGGTTCGCAGCACCGGGCGCGGATCGTCGGGCGCGGGCGACGATCGCGGTGGTGACACTGCTCGTGCTGCTCGGGCCGTGGTTCACGCTGACGTGGGGGCTCGCGTCGGTGCAGCTCGGGATCGCGCCGGTGCGGCTCGCGCACCTGTCGCCGCTGCGGCACGCGAACGAGGAAGAGGTCGAGATCCGCTCGGCGGACGGGACGCTGCTGCGCGGGACGTACTCGCCGGGACGGCGCGGCGCGGGCGGCGTGGTGGTGCTGCACGGGATCTCCGACGGGCGGACGCGGATGGCGGGATGGTCGGCGGCGCTGCAGGAGCGCGGGTACCACGCGCTGCGTATCGACTGGCGCGCGCACGGGCGCAGCGAGGGCGCGGTCACGACGTTCGCGGATCGCGAGCGCTACGATCTCGAGGCGGCGTTCGACTGGCTCGCGTCGCGCGACGGCGTGGACCGCACGAAGATGAGCGTGCTCGCGACCTCGATGGGCGCGGGCATCGCGCTCTCGACGACGGCGCGCCTGGCGCCGCGGGGGCTGCGCAGCGTGGTCGCGTTCGCGCCGCCCTCGGACTACGGCGAGATCGTGGGGCGGCGGCTCTCGCCGCTCGGGCCGTTCGGGTCGGTGGCGCGAGGGATCGTGGGCGTGGTGGCGCGAGGGCTCGGGCACACCTCGCCGCTCGAGCTCTCGCCGGCGCGGGTGCTGGAGCAGGCGCCGCCGATCCCGGTGCTGCTCTTCCACGGCGACGCGGACCGGACGATCCCGGTGTCGCAGTCGCAGGCGCTCGCGGAGCACGTGCCGACGGTCGAGCTGCACGTGCTGCCGGGCGTGGGGCACGACGAGATCCCCGCGGTCGTGCTCGACGACGATGCGCTGCGGCGGCGCGTGCTGCGCTTCCTGAGGCGCCCGCGGATCCTGCGCGATCGCACGCCCGAGCCGCCGGACGACGGCCGCGAGGACGCCGAGTAG
- a CDS encoding AAA family ATPase — MDVDGTSPAESAAAQRPEVTDVERVERLADARRRLVAEVKKRIVGQDDVIELMLISLFARGHGLFVGVPGLAKTLLISTLAEVLSLRSSRIQFTPDLMPTDITGTDVLEEDPASGERRFRFVPGPVFTNVLLADEINRTPPKTQAALLQAMAEGRVTAGGKTYPLELPYLVFATQNPIEQEGTYPLPEAQLDRFLFQIDVGYPSADEEMEIVRRTTAPIGEPPTAVLTREEILDLQALVPRVPVAPHVIEHAVKLVRLSRPEESGAPDFVKSYVAFGAGPRASQALVMGAKARAVLDGRFAAEVEDVRALATPVLRHRIVASFRAEAEGVRAADLVQRLLEATRA; from the coding sequence ATCGACGTGGACGGGACCAGCCCTGCTGAGAGCGCAGCCGCGCAGCGCCCCGAGGTGACCGATGTCGAGCGCGTCGAGCGCCTCGCCGACGCACGACGTCGCCTCGTCGCCGAGGTGAAGAAGCGCATCGTCGGCCAGGACGACGTCATCGAGCTGATGCTGATCTCGCTCTTCGCGCGCGGGCACGGCCTCTTCGTCGGCGTGCCGGGGCTCGCGAAGACGCTGCTCATCTCGACGCTCGCCGAGGTGCTCTCGCTGCGCTCGAGCCGCATCCAGTTCACGCCGGATCTGATGCCGACCGACATCACCGGCACCGACGTGCTCGAGGAAGACCCCGCGAGCGGCGAGCGACGCTTCCGCTTCGTGCCGGGCCCGGTGTTCACGAACGTCCTGCTCGCCGACGAGATCAACCGCACCCCGCCGAAGACCCAGGCCGCGCTGCTCCAGGCGATGGCCGAGGGGCGCGTCACCGCGGGCGGCAAGACCTACCCGCTCGAGCTGCCCTACCTCGTCTTCGCGACCCAGAACCCGATCGAGCAGGAGGGCACGTACCCGCTGCCCGAGGCCCAGCTCGATCGCTTCCTCTTCCAGATCGACGTCGGCTATCCGAGCGCCGACGAAGAGATGGAGATCGTGCGGCGCACCACCGCGCCGATCGGCGAGCCGCCGACGGCCGTGCTCACGCGCGAGGAGATCCTCGACCTGCAGGCGCTCGTGCCGCGCGTCCCGGTCGCGCCGCACGTCATCGAGCACGCGGTGAAGCTCGTGCGGCTCTCGCGCCCCGAGGAGAGCGGCGCGCCCGACTTCGTGAAGAGCTACGTCGCGTTCGGCGCCGGTCCCCGCGCGTCGCAGGCGCTGGTGATGGGCGCCAAGGCGCGCGCGGTGCTCGACGGGCGCTTCGCCGCCGAGGTCGAAGACGTGCGCGCGCTCGCCACGCCGGTGCTGCGCCACCGCATCGTCGCGAGCTTCCGCGCCGAGGCCGAGGGCGTGCGCGCCGCGGATCTCGTCCAGCGCCTGCTCGAGGCGACGCGCGCCTGA
- a CDS encoding OmpP1/FadL family transporter, with product MRQRDRAVIAALCVALSALTMMPSRASAGGFYLLERGTRSLGRGGAFVAGADDPSALWINPAGIGFAGEQLVVDATLGFLDVEYTRIDSGGNTMPTVHGTNAPLPIPTIAGTFDFGLEHFHFGAGVFAPNAALMSYPQSLTVDGMDYPAPQRYSLLTMEGSLIATIAVGAAWTPLPDELSIGLAVHGVVGAFAARVALSACDGAICTFPEDPEYDGIAQMNLSPIITASVVGGVTWNPGPVRLGASFSTPFSLSGDASIDVRAPSAAAFGPSATRHRPDAGPCSVGEASDEEVQADPNHPCRDTTAAVNLNFPFILRVGAELLAIENLRLEASFVWETWSMQREVSVVPNDVWIIDALNFLDYEIGAMNIPRNMRDTFSVRLGGEYTIDGSYQIRLGGYFENGSFDDAYLSPLTIDSDKIVVAGGFSMRLFDGVWGDLMVGYAHLFSRQVRDSRVTQQNPIRPPVPDNRGPVYVGNGDYNFTMPFVGVGMRWQADWAAAPAPVEEEPVPSETTPVEDPAVDSSQPWYQQGSGAQAEPVTTVPPGTETPASTEASEEETPDVTEETQTEDRPRRGRGRRGGRGRRPPR from the coding sequence ATGAGACAACGAGATCGCGCCGTCATCGCGGCGCTCTGCGTGGCGCTGAGCGCGCTCACGATGATGCCCTCTCGTGCGAGCGCCGGCGGGTTCTACCTGCTCGAGCGCGGCACGCGCTCGCTCGGGCGCGGCGGCGCGTTCGTCGCGGGCGCCGACGATCCGAGCGCGCTCTGGATCAACCCGGCCGGCATCGGGTTCGCGGGCGAGCAGCTCGTCGTGGACGCGACGCTGGGCTTCCTCGACGTCGAGTACACGCGCATCGACAGCGGCGGGAACACGATGCCGACGGTGCACGGCACCAACGCGCCGCTGCCGATCCCCACGATCGCGGGCACGTTCGACTTCGGGCTCGAGCACTTCCACTTCGGCGCGGGTGTGTTCGCGCCGAACGCGGCGCTGATGAGCTACCCGCAGTCGCTGACCGTCGACGGGATGGACTACCCCGCGCCGCAGCGATACTCGCTGCTGACGATGGAGGGCAGCCTCATCGCGACGATCGCGGTCGGCGCGGCGTGGACCCCGCTGCCCGACGAGCTCTCGATCGGCCTCGCGGTGCACGGCGTGGTGGGCGCGTTCGCGGCGCGCGTGGCGCTCTCGGCGTGCGACGGAGCGATCTGCACGTTCCCGGAGGACCCGGAGTACGACGGCATCGCGCAGATGAACCTCTCGCCGATCATCACGGCGAGCGTGGTCGGCGGCGTGACGTGGAACCCCGGGCCGGTGCGGCTCGGTGCGTCGTTCTCGACGCCGTTCTCGCTCTCGGGCGACGCGTCGATCGACGTGCGCGCGCCGAGCGCGGCGGCGTTCGGGCCCTCGGCGACGCGACATCGCCCCGACGCGGGACCGTGCTCGGTCGGCGAGGCGTCGGACGAGGAGGTGCAGGCCGATCCGAACCACCCGTGTCGCGACACCACGGCGGCGGTGAACCTGAACTTCCCGTTCATCCTGCGCGTCGGCGCCGAGCTGCTCGCGATCGAGAACCTGCGCCTCGAGGCCTCGTTCGTCTGGGAGACGTGGTCGATGCAGCGCGAGGTGAGCGTCGTGCCGAACGACGTGTGGATCATCGATGCGCTGAACTTCCTCGACTACGAGATCGGCGCGATGAACATCCCGCGCAACATGCGGGACACGTTCAGCGTGCGGCTGGGCGGTGAGTACACGATCGACGGCTCGTACCAGATCCGCCTCGGCGGCTACTTCGAGAACGGCTCGTTCGACGACGCGTACCTGTCGCCGCTGACGATCGACAGCGACAAGATCGTGGTCGCGGGCGGGTTCTCGATGCGCCTCTTCGACGGCGTGTGGGGCGATCTGATGGTCGGCTACGCGCACCTCTTCTCGCGCCAGGTGCGCGACAGCCGCGTCACCCAGCAGAACCCGATCCGCCCGCCGGTGCCCGACAACCGCGGCCCGGTGTACGTCGGCAACGGCGACTACAACTTCACCATGCCTTTCGTGGGCGTCGGCATGCGGTGGCAGGCCGATTGGGCGGCCGCGCCCGCGCCGGTCGAGGAGGAGCCCGTGCCCTCCGAGACGACCCCCGTCGAAGATCCTGCGGTCGATTCCTCGCAGCCGTGGTACCAGCAGGGCAGCGGGGCCCAGGCCGAGCCGGTGACGACCGTTCCTCCCGGGACGGAGACTCCGGCCTCGACCGAGGCGAGCGAGGAGGAGACGCCCGACGTGACCGAGGAGACGCAGACCGAAGACAGGCCGCGGCGCGGTCGAGGTCGCCGTGGCGGCCGCGGTCGCCGCCCGCCGCGCTGA
- a CDS encoding cytochrome c oxidase subunit II: protein MRPLPPALSTFAPEVDRIFAFVHGTAAIALAVVVIALVVLAVRHRRRRGVAAAPPSVSRAWLALELAWAVAPVVPFALMFHWGFQAYLRQSIAPDDAYVVHARARQWAWEFEHPNGITEDNELHVPAGRAVRLVLSSSDVIHSFFAPELRVKRDAVPGTFTSLWFEAIERPDVPLEGDLSVPDARRIWYRAPILCAELCGASGRWGPNAGHATMSAEILVMRPEDFDAWVSTPGCLGFPPATTLEWGQQLFSMKGCTACHAREEGAPPLAGPSLHALFGREVRMASGEVVIADEAYVREAILQPHARVVAGFDPVMPRIRMSDEQLDALLEYLRTL from the coding sequence GTGCGCCCGCTGCCGCCCGCGCTCTCGACGTTCGCGCCGGAGGTCGACCGGATCTTCGCGTTCGTCCACGGCACGGCGGCGATCGCGCTCGCGGTCGTGGTCATCGCGCTCGTCGTGCTCGCAGTCAGGCATCGTCGCCGGCGCGGTGTCGCAGCCGCCCCACCGAGCGTCTCGCGCGCGTGGCTCGCGCTCGAGCTCGCTTGGGCGGTCGCGCCGGTCGTCCCCTTCGCCCTGATGTTCCACTGGGGCTTCCAGGCGTATCTCCGCCAGTCGATCGCGCCCGACGACGCCTACGTCGTGCACGCGCGGGCGCGTCAGTGGGCGTGGGAGTTCGAGCATCCGAACGGGATCACGGAGGACAACGAGCTCCACGTCCCAGCGGGACGGGCGGTGCGCTTGGTGCTCTCGTCGTCGGACGTGATCCACTCGTTCTTCGCGCCCGAGCTGCGCGTGAAGCGCGACGCGGTGCCCGGAACGTTCACGTCGCTGTGGTTCGAGGCGATCGAGCGCCCCGACGTCCCGCTGGAGGGCGATCTCTCCGTGCCCGACGCGCGGCGCATCTGGTACCGCGCACCGATCCTCTGCGCCGAGCTCTGCGGTGCGAGCGGGCGCTGGGGACCGAACGCGGGCCACGCGACGATGAGCGCCGAGATCCTGGTGATGCGCCCCGAAGACTTCGACGCGTGGGTGAGCACGCCGGGCTGTCTCGGGTTCCCGCCCGCCACGACGCTCGAGTGGGGCCAGCAGCTGTTCTCGATGAAGGGCTGCACCGCGTGCCACGCGCGCGAGGAAGGCGCGCCACCCCTCGCCGGGCCGAGCCTCCACGCGCTCTTCGGGCGCGAGGTCCGGATGGCGAGCGGCGAGGTCGTGATCGCCGACGAGGCCTACGTGCGCGAGGCCATTCTCCAGCCGCACGCGCGCGTCGTCGCGGGGTTCGATCCCGTGATGCCGCGCATCCGGATGAGCGACGAGCAGCTCGACGCGCTCCTCGAGTACCTGCGCACGCTGTGA
- a CDS encoding DUF547 domain-containing protein: MKRIARCDVVEVVRALLLAMVVSLVPSLASALDVEPWDRVLRAHARGEGFDYAGLARDEAGRRDLATFLEGVALMREDEPLSSWLNAYDAIVVSEIVERWPLESVMRVPGFFDRERHRVAGRERTLDDIEHRVIRARFRDARVHAALVCGARSCPALHPRAFRESDLDATLDRLTRAWMASDRGLRVEGGTVRASAILTWYSADFERDGGSVLGWIRRYAPERVRGISDATVVGELGYDWSVNQSAALR, translated from the coding sequence TTGAAGCGGATCGCGCGCTGCGACGTAGTAGAGGTCGTGCGCGCGCTGCTCCTCGCGATGGTGGTGTCGCTGGTGCCGAGCCTGGCCTCGGCGCTCGACGTCGAGCCCTGGGACCGCGTGCTGCGCGCCCACGCGCGCGGCGAGGGCTTCGACTACGCGGGGCTCGCGCGCGACGAGGCGGGCCGTCGCGACCTCGCGACCTTCCTCGAGGGAGTTGCGCTGATGCGCGAGGACGAGCCGCTCTCGTCGTGGCTCAACGCGTACGACGCGATCGTGGTCAGCGAGATCGTCGAGCGCTGGCCGCTCGAGAGCGTGATGCGGGTGCCGGGCTTCTTCGATCGCGAGCGCCATCGGGTCGCCGGTCGCGAGCGGACGCTCGACGACATCGAGCATCGCGTCATCCGCGCCCGGTTCCGCGACGCGCGCGTGCACGCGGCGCTGGTGTGCGGCGCGCGATCGTGCCCGGCGCTGCATCCGCGCGCGTTCCGGGAGAGCGACCTCGACGCGACCCTCGATCGGCTGACCCGCGCCTGGATGGCGAGCGACCGCGGGCTGCGGGTGGAAGGCGGAACCGTGAGGGCGTCGGCGATCCTCACGTGGTACAGCGCGGACTTCGAGCGCGATGGCGGGAGCGTGCTCGGATGGATTCGTCGGTATGCGCCGGAGCGGGTCCGGGGGATCTCGGATGCGACGGTGGTGGGGGAGCTCGGCTACGACTGGTCGGTGAATCAGTCGGCAGCGCTCCGGTGA
- the prmC gene encoding peptide chain release factor N(5)-glutamine methyltransferase — translation MQQAERWTIRRVVKWSADDFASRGIESSRLDAELLVAHALGLDRVKLYMDLDRPLAPDELTKIRELVLRRRKREPVAYILGRREFFGRSFEVSPAVLIPRPDTETLIEAALERLPEDTTGAVLDLCTGSGAIAVTLAAERPGIAVDATDLSEAALEVAKKNAETLGVSARVRFHHGDLFAALPGPREYALIACNPPYIAESERAGLAPDVVQHEPGMALFSGSEGLDVLRRLCAEAPKWLAPGASILIEVGAGQAPAVIALLERAGLVEGRAHQDLGGHERVVEAKRA, via the coding sequence GTGCAGCAAGCCGAGCGCTGGACGATCCGCCGCGTCGTGAAGTGGAGCGCCGACGACTTCGCGTCCCGCGGGATCGAGTCGTCGCGGCTCGACGCCGAGCTGCTCGTCGCGCACGCGCTCGGGCTCGACCGGGTGAAGCTCTACATGGATCTCGACCGTCCGCTCGCCCCCGACGAGCTGACGAAGATCCGCGAGCTGGTGCTGCGCCGCCGGAAGCGCGAGCCGGTCGCGTACATCCTCGGGCGGCGCGAGTTCTTCGGGCGCAGCTTCGAGGTCTCGCCCGCGGTCCTCATTCCTCGGCCCGACACCGAGACCCTGATCGAGGCGGCGCTGGAGCGACTGCCCGAGGACACGACCGGCGCGGTGCTCGACCTCTGCACCGGCAGCGGCGCGATCGCGGTGACCCTCGCCGCCGAGCGCCCGGGCATCGCGGTCGACGCGACCGATCTCAGCGAGGCCGCCCTCGAGGTCGCGAAGAAGAACGCGGAGACACTCGGGGTCTCGGCGCGGGTGCGCTTCCACCACGGCGACCTCTTCGCGGCGCTGCCCGGTCCCCGCGAGTACGCGCTGATCGCCTGCAACCCGCCGTACATCGCGGAGAGCGAGCGGGCGGGCCTCGCGCCCGACGTCGTGCAGCACGAGCCCGGGATGGCGCTCTTCAGCGGCTCCGAGGGCCTCGACGTGCTGCGCCGCTTGTGCGCCGAGGCCCCGAAGTGGCTCGCGCCCGGCGCGTCGATCCTGATCGAGGTCGGCGCGGGACAGGCGCCGGCGGTGATCGCGCTGCTGGAGCGCGCGGGCCTGGTCGAGGGCAGGGCGCACCAGGATCTCGGCGGGCACGAGCGGGTCGTCGAGGCGAAGCGGGCTTGA
- a CDS encoding DUF58 domain-containing protein: MADERQVLDPAIRARIANLSLKARRAVEGVLSGVHRSPHRGASVVFVEHREYRPGDDLRLLDWRAYARSDRHTIKRFEQETQLRATLVLDSSASMDFAGAKDEGPSKSEQAATLLAALGLVLVRQGDAAGVVRFARDVIASLPARSRPAHLELVLGELATPVEQEASTDLRAALTAAAERAGRRGVVAIASDLLDFGDHALTPIDQLVHRGHEVWVFQVMHPEELELPFDGPTRFHGLEGEVPLDVDPSALREGYLRELQSFLDACRARCTAAGARYRLVRTDEPVERVLAEVLAAPGRRR, translated from the coding sequence ATGGCGGACGAGCGACAGGTGCTCGATCCCGCGATCCGCGCGCGGATCGCGAACCTCTCGCTCAAGGCGCGCCGCGCGGTCGAGGGTGTGCTCTCGGGCGTACACCGCTCGCCGCACCGCGGCGCGAGCGTGGTGTTCGTCGAGCACCGCGAGTACCGCCCGGGCGACGATCTGCGCCTCCTCGACTGGCGCGCCTACGCGCGCAGCGATCGCCACACCATCAAGCGCTTCGAGCAGGAGACCCAGCTCCGCGCGACGCTGGTGCTCGATTCGTCGGCCTCGATGGACTTCGCGGGCGCGAAGGACGAAGGACCGAGCAAGTCCGAGCAGGCCGCGACGCTGCTCGCCGCGCTGGGGCTCGTGCTGGTGCGTCAGGGCGATGCCGCGGGCGTGGTGCGCTTCGCGCGGGACGTCATCGCGAGCCTGCCCGCGCGCTCGCGCCCCGCGCACCTCGAGCTGGTCCTCGGCGAGCTCGCGACCCCGGTCGAGCAGGAAGCGAGCACCGATCTCCGCGCCGCGCTCACCGCCGCGGCGGAGCGCGCCGGGCGTCGCGGCGTGGTCGCCATCGCCAGCGATCTGCTCGACTTCGGCGACCACGCGCTCACGCCGATCGATCAGCTGGTGCACCGCGGGCACGAGGTCTGGGTGTTCCAGGTCATGCACCCCGAGGAGCTCGAGCTCCCGTTCGACGGGCCGACCCGCTTCCACGGGCTCGAGGGCGAGGTCCCGCTCGACGTCGATCCCAGCGCGCTGCGCGAGGGGTACCTGCGCGAGCTGCAGTCGTTCCTCGACGCGTGCCGCGCCCGCTGCACTGCGGCCGGCGCGCGTTATCGCCTCGTGCGCACCGACGAGCCGGTCGAGCGTGTGCTCGCCGAGGTGCTCGCCGCGCCGGGGAGACGTCGCTGA